ATCGTTCTGAGTCTGAAGATGTTGAGACATTAGAACAAGAACTCCAAGGAGCACAAGTTAATAAAGTTATGTATGGACGCAAAACTATTCCAGTAGCTCCAaccaatatataatatatatatatatatatttcagtATTTTCACCAAGCAGTTCTGATAAGTGCAGCTTCTTCACTCTAATGTGTAGTCTAACAAGAAAAATAAGCATATTTCCAAAAGCCCTTTCAACAGTCTAATTAAATGGAAAATAATGAATGCAGAAAGCAAGGCTCACTGCTTAACTCTTATTCAAGTAACTTAAATCTGATTCACATGGAAAGACCTCAAGTAATTACAACTAACAGGTAAATTATATGTGTGCCCCTTTCATATCACCCAAGTGCATTAGTATTTAGAGCTAACAAAGGAAAGGCAATTCATGTCTTCACCCTACTTTTCCTTTAGTTTGAATGCAAACAACTTGAAACTTTGATTGATTGCATTACGACTTTAGACGGTTGCAAGAATGGAATAATCATTCATGGGAATTTTTTAGATGAAACTATAATTGATAAGAGCAAGAGTGTAAACACACAAACTAACGAAGCAGGAACAACTGTAAACATGATATAGTAGCTAGCTTGAAGTGTAATTCTGCTCTACCAAATTACCTctgtttcttcctctctttttttattcagCTCCATCTTTGACATCAAGTGAAATGAGACTCCCAATGCTTACTATTTGCCAGTTGCCACGACGTGTAAGATTACTAGCCCTTCCATTATGGGGATCATAAAGCACCAGCATGCCTAAACGCTTCTCCACCCCTGGACTTGTCTCGAGTAGAACTTCACCCTTCTTTGAATAGCATATAGGCCTGATGTACTCATCAAAATACCCTAACACCGTTCGTTGTTCGATCGAGAACTGTTTCTCCCAAGAGTCCCTCACGCCATAATCTTTCATCACCCACAGCTCGACATGGACCCTGGAGAAGTTACAGAGCATGCAAAGTTGTCCTCCTAGAACCCCGACGGCCATGTTAAACTTATTGTCCACAAAATGGGGCAGTGGCACCTCTCGATACACATCATCTTTAACGTCAATGGAAACAATCACATTGGGGGCAGTGTTAGGTCCCATGACTCCCGTCTTGCGCTTTGCAACCCAATGAAAGGCAGAATTAGTAAAAATCCCAAGTCTGTGTTCGATGCTAAGGAAGGGAATGCCCTCTACTCTTCTCCATGAGTTGGTGCTGAGAGAGTAGACCTTCACCTCTGAGACAATGTACTTACTGTCATCAAAGAGACCACTCTCAGGATAGAACTGTGAAACCCTTATCACCTTGTAATCGTCGGTGGTAGGGTCGTAACCGAACCCATAAGCAGTGAAATGGGCAAAGCAGGAATTGTTGGGAAACTCTATAGGCGTAAAGGGCAGCTTCTTATGCGTTCTTGTAGATGGATTCCAAAGGAATGTGTCGTACACTTCTTTTCGGTAATCAGAGGCTACGCCGTCGTCGTCGAACATACATAGTAAGCCGTTACAGGAAGCCAATATAAGGAATCCTATTGGAAACTCGAACGGGCAATTCAGTTCTACCGCCGCATCAAGTACTTCCGCCGCTTCTTGTTTGCAAACATTTAAGTCCACATACAAGAATTTTGGGTCTCCCGTTAAAATGAGGATGAGGTTGGTATTGGTTGCAAGGGATCGACTGAGGTGCATTTTGACAAAATCAGTATCAGTTATTAGAGCACACCACGGTTTGCATACGCACCTAAACCTTAAAAGAGGCTTGACCGGAAGCCTTGAAAGTATAGCCATGATGAGGTCCTCAGGGAGATTCTTGGTTAGCattgcctcttcttcttctcttatcttctcttcATTCAAGTCATTGTCCGCCATGGCTCTACTGGCTAGGGACTAGGGCTTCCTTCGAAGAGAATTAATAAATAATGAGAATCCACAAGCAGCACAGCACTCCTCCACAGTCCGCACAGAGGAAGTGAGGAACTCAGGGCGGAAGACGATAGGTGCCTTTTGCTGTTAATTGAACCTTGGCCTTCTGTTTATTGATCTTTTCTTGTCTGTGGATCTCCTTCGTCCTTGAGGTCCGTTTCGTTGCAAGAGAAATGGGAAAGGGAGTGAAGAGGGATTTTCTTTtggggctgatgttctctggacgcagcgcagcctgcgcccagtcACATGAGTTtgccattcagggggtagggtggttatttcgCCCACCCCATGTGGGCAGAGAAAACAtttgaccttttttttcttctctttaacaAGTTATTAGATTGGTTCTAAAATTGAtgtagtaaattttttttgggttgatgttctctgtgccgtagtgtaagttgcgcccagacacatgggcatgCCACTCAAGGGTAGGGacgcagggtggtcattgtgcccaccctcatgtgtctgggtggaGCGTGTACCtccaacacagagaacattctccttttttgtttgtttaaatttgTAATTCAACCCACTTTACCAACTTGCATTTTTTAAGGCTTTTTcttaataataatttatttaaaaaaaaaaaaaaagcatacattaaaattttgaaattcaaaagaAGACATTTATCGCAATacataaaatttcaattttagttAATCATGGTGAGATCAAACTTTTTGTTATATATCACTGAATTTTGatgaatttaaaataatatttgAAAACACATCATAGCTACCTCGTTGCAACCCACACACAAATGTGTATAGGCAATTAGATAGCTTTTGAATTCTAACAATTTGGAGATCAATTGGGGGATATTATTGGACATTCATAAATAGGTGGGTAGACATTTATAGTCATTAATGACCATAGTAGCAAAACCAAACTGTAAATTCGGGCCTTATAATTCAAAATGCAAACATTCAACGGACCTCTTCTGCATTTCTCGAACTTTGTgtggaagagaaaaataaaacgaTTTCCAATGTCCAATGACAAGTTGGATAAAGGAAATGCTATCTACAGTCGGTTGGATTTTTCCTCAATCAAACGAAGTGTATATTttacttacaaaaaaaaaacacagaaatggcCACAAACAAGACCAGCCTCAATGGCATGTCTATATCAAATTGCAATGtcaaattcttaatttttttttttttgaagttttctaGTTATGATGCGAGCACTACATACAAGGGCAAGGATAGGGTCACCACCATTCCTAGGTAAACATAGTTCTTCCAAAACAATAAGACCCTAGGCCATTCTCTGAAAACTATGGTTTATGTCTTCCTTCAAGCTATTTAATCTAGCCATGACTTTGGAAGAAACACTTCCCATTTTCAATCAAGTAATGGTTCTAGGAAGAACTTCCTACACCAATAAGAGAAACACATATAAGAACACTCCCTAAGTACCTCTGTCCGTGtaggggcggggggggggggaaacaaaGGTTTCTCTCAATCTTTCCCTTACTCTTCTTGAGTTCAAAAATCAGCATCAATTAAGCCTATGAACATTGATGATGAATTACAGAAAAAGAAGCTACTATAAGgcgaaaaacaacaaaaaataaaaatcaattcaTCTCAGCATTCAATTAAACTCCAAAAAGCAACAACCACAGAGTCCTATGTTTAATGGATCATTTTGCACAACCCTATCAACATATATAGAGTTCCAATCTAAAAATATATCATGCCCTGATTTATCTAGATAAATCCTAGTCAAAGGGGTCAAAGGGACGAGTGAGGTTATCACTCGttgataaataaaaataataatgaataaaAACAACCAAAAAGCAAGCGCAAGAAGAGAGAAGTAAGCCAATATGAGAACCTCATGAACATCAAT
The sequence above is a segment of the Telopea speciosissima isolate NSW1024214 ecotype Mountain lineage chromosome 7, Tspe_v1, whole genome shotgun sequence genome. Coding sequences within it:
- the LOC122668695 gene encoding F-box protein CPR1-like, coding for MLTKNLPEDLIMAILSRLPVKPLLRFRCVCKPWCALITDTDFVKMHLSRSLATNTNLILILTGDPKFLYVDLNVCKQEAAEVLDAAVELNCPFEFPIGFLILASCNGLLCMFDDDGVASDYRKEVYDTFLWNPSTRTHKKLPFTPIEFPNNSCFAHFTAYGFGYDPTTDDYKVIRVSQFYPESGLFDDSKYIVSEVKVYSLSTNSWRRVEGIPFLSIEHRLGIFTNSAFHWVAKRKTGVMGPNTAPNVIVSIDVKDDVYREVPLPHFVDNKFNMAVGVLGGQLCMLCNFSRVHVELWVMKDYGVRDSWEKQFSIEQRTVLGYFDEYIRPICYSKKGEVLLETSPGVEKRLGMLVLYDPHNGRASNLTRRGNWQIVSIGSLISLDVKDGAE